One Candidatus Peregrinibacteria bacterium DNA segment encodes these proteins:
- a CDS encoding transketolase, whose translation MTPLSSDQIAFTQAFAKSCRQSILRMVAQAQSGHPGGSLSCIDYLSLIYTQRIAESNEAVVVSNGHISPAVYSVLAELKVIPKERVISNFRRPTDIYEGHVNRKIPGIFYGTGPLGIGASVASAFALGDQLAKREGMVFLLMGDGEQQEGQAYEMMNFAAKYKLNNLLLFVDYNEVQLTDSLEAIMPINIRGHYEAAGWHVQEVDGHDLQALWAAIQEAEAVTDRPSVILGKTVMGKGIEFMEGKGLEKKSDWHGKSPKKEEAAAAVGIIELSAEEQGVLDRGLAGLKIAIKTPMDVEVAPVNPGEAKTYAADVMTDCRGAYGAALAELATLNPHVLAMTADLAESVKTDGVKKLFPQRHIECGIAEQHMVSAAGGLSLRGFVPFCSTFGAFMTSRAKDQARVNDINETNVKMVATHCGLSVGEDGPTHQAIDDISSFAGFFHTQIFEPADPNQCDRIIRYVASHPGNVYVRMGRSKIPVILREDGTPFFAGDYEFNPGKADVLREGKRATIVASGPMVIYALKAAEQLGGDIEVIAVSSFIPFDFETVAASAKKTGRVVTVHDHNIDTGLGSFVQEALFEAGVLVPVKRLGVSKYQLSGSSDELYGKAGLGIEAVVEATKALF comes from the coding sequence ATGACTCCCCTTTCCTCCGATCAAATCGCTTTCACCCAGGCCTTCGCCAAGTCCTGTCGTCAAAGCATTCTGAGGATGGTGGCTCAGGCGCAATCGGGGCATCCGGGCGGCTCTTTGTCGTGTATCGACTACCTTTCGCTGATTTACACCCAGCGCATTGCGGAAAGCAACGAAGCGGTGGTGGTTTCGAACGGACACATTTCACCGGCTGTGTATTCGGTTTTGGCGGAACTCAAAGTGATTCCGAAAGAAAGGGTGATTTCGAATTTCAGACGTCCGACGGATATTTATGAAGGGCATGTGAACCGCAAAATTCCTGGTATTTTTTATGGAACGGGGCCGCTGGGGATTGGCGCGAGCGTAGCGAGCGCTTTCGCCCTTGGAGATCAACTCGCGAAGCGGGAGGGAATGGTATTTTTGCTGATGGGTGATGGGGAGCAACAAGAAGGCCAAGCTTATGAAATGATGAATTTTGCTGCGAAATACAAGCTCAACAATTTGCTGCTCTTTGTGGACTATAACGAAGTGCAACTCACGGATTCACTGGAGGCGATTATGCCGATCAACATTCGCGGTCACTATGAAGCGGCCGGGTGGCACGTGCAAGAAGTCGACGGCCATGATTTGCAAGCGCTGTGGGCAGCTATTCAAGAGGCAGAGGCAGTGACGGACCGACCCAGCGTGATTTTGGGCAAAACCGTGATGGGTAAAGGCATCGAATTCATGGAAGGCAAAGGTCTGGAAAAAAAATCGGACTGGCATGGAAAATCTCCTAAAAAAGAGGAAGCAGCTGCGGCGGTAGGGATCATTGAACTTTCAGCAGAAGAACAGGGGGTTTTGGATAGAGGGCTTGCTGGCTTGAAGATCGCGATCAAAACTCCTATGGACGTGGAAGTGGCGCCGGTGAATCCAGGCGAAGCTAAAACCTATGCCGCCGATGTGATGACCGACTGCCGCGGTGCGTATGGAGCAGCACTGGCTGAGCTTGCGACTTTGAATCCGCATGTGCTGGCGATGACGGCAGACCTTGCGGAAAGTGTGAAAACCGATGGTGTGAAAAAACTTTTCCCGCAGCGGCACATTGAATGTGGCATTGCGGAGCAACATATGGTCAGCGCTGCGGGTGGACTTTCACTGCGCGGCTTTGTGCCCTTCTGCAGCACTTTCGGTGCCTTCATGACGAGTCGTGCTAAGGATCAAGCGCGTGTCAACGACATCAATGAAACCAATGTGAAAATGGTGGCCACGCACTGCGGACTTTCGGTTGGCGAAGATGGACCGACCCACCAAGCGATTGATGACATCAGTTCCTTTGCTGGATTTTTTCACACTCAGATTTTTGAACCCGCCGACCCCAACCAATGCGACCGCATTATTCGTTACGTGGCGAGTCATCCTGGCAATGTTTATGTGCGCATGGGGCGTTCCAAAATCCCTGTGATTTTGCGCGAAGATGGCACTCCGTTCTTTGCGGGTGACTATGAGTTTAACCCTGGCAAGGCGGATGTGCTTAGAGAGGGCAAGCGAGCGACGATCGTCGCGAGCGGACCCATGGTGATCTATGCGCTGAAGGCGGCAGAACAACTGGGTGGCGACATCGAGGTGATTGCTGTGAGTAGCTTCATCCCTTTTGATTTCGAAACAGTAGCGGCCAGCGCTAAGAAAACGGGACGCGTAGTGACGGTGCATGATCACAATATTGACACCGGACTCGGCAGTTTTGTGCAAGAAGCTTTGTTTGAAGCGGGAGTTCTGGTACCCGTGAAGCGACTGGGCGTTTCAAAGTATCAACTGTCGGGAAGCTCGGATGAACTCTATGGGAAAGCGGGACTCGGGATTGAGGCTGTTGTGGAAGCCACTAAAGCCCTCTTTTAA
- a CDS encoding ABC transporter ATP-binding protein, translated as MAYQFELGRIALMRFHEMLDALPTAELSGTEAFPKKWSQLTVNHLSFAYESNKVLKELSFTVKRGEKIGIVGLSGAGKSTLFKLLLKLYDRYEGSITFEGQELKDIKRESYLQHFSYVPQETELFNLSLKDNITLALDQEVNEEHFKKAIEIAHVKDFLHKLPKGVDSLIGEKGVKLSGGERQRVGIARAVYKNPELLFFG; from the coding sequence GTGGCCTATCAATTCGAATTGGGCCGCATTGCCCTGATGCGTTTTCATGAAATGCTCGATGCCCTTCCCACTGCAGAACTTTCCGGCACAGAAGCGTTTCCTAAAAAGTGGAGTCAACTCACCGTGAACCATTTGAGTTTCGCCTACGAAAGCAACAAGGTTTTAAAAGAGCTTTCTTTCACCGTGAAGCGCGGTGAAAAAATAGGGATAGTGGGTCTTTCGGGAGCGGGAAAATCCACTCTTTTTAAATTGCTGCTCAAACTTTACGACCGCTATGAAGGTTCCATCACTTTTGAAGGACAGGAGCTCAAAGACATAAAGCGAGAATCTTACCTGCAGCATTTTTCTTACGTTCCTCAAGAAACAGAACTTTTCAACCTTTCTTTAAAAGACAACATCACCTTGGCCTTGGATCAGGAAGTGAATGAAGAACATTTTAAAAAAGCCATCGAAATCGCTCACGTTAAAGATTTTCTTCACAAATTGCCCAAGGGGGTCGACTCTTTGATCGGTGAAAAAGGAGTGAAACTTTCGGGGGGCGAGAGGCAGCGAGTGGGCATCGCACGGGCCGTTTATAAAAATCCTGAGCTGCTTTTTTTTGGATGA
- a CDS encoding LOG family protein, producing MDPLPFELQEELLQNEFRVTIFGSARVKPEDPVYKDVFNLAKGVGEMGADVITGGGPGLMEAASMGHKAGDKENKFKSIGINIVLPFEQKPNPGLEYVENHELFSTRLDEFMLLSNVVIVTPGGIGTCLELFYTWQLLQVRHICQMPIVLVGKMWRKLVEWVIDNPLKDHYLDSKDLHFVVIVDNYKQALTVVKEAKKHFDQGTHQSCQNWQQYGKKIPKLEAFLSQSEKE from the coding sequence ATGGATCCACTCCCCTTTGAATTGCAAGAAGAATTGCTCCAAAACGAATTTCGCGTCACCATTTTTGGCTCCGCAAGAGTCAAACCCGAAGACCCCGTTTATAAAGACGTTTTCAATCTGGCTAAAGGGGTAGGGGAAATGGGGGCTGACGTGATCACAGGAGGAGGCCCAGGCCTGATGGAGGCGGCCAGCATGGGACACAAGGCCGGGGATAAGGAAAATAAATTCAAAAGCATTGGGATCAACATCGTGCTGCCCTTCGAACAAAAACCCAATCCAGGTTTAGAATACGTAGAAAATCATGAACTCTTCTCAACCCGTTTGGATGAATTCATGCTGCTGTCGAACGTCGTGATCGTCACACCCGGTGGCATTGGAACTTGTTTAGAGCTTTTTTACACTTGGCAACTTTTGCAAGTGCGTCACATTTGTCAAATGCCCATTGTCCTGGTGGGAAAAATGTGGAGAAAGCTTGTGGAATGGGTTATAGACAATCCGCTCAAAGATCATTATCTCGATTCCAAAGATCTGCATTTTGTGGTGATCGTAGACAATTATAAGCAAGCCTTGACTGTGGTAAAAGAGGCTAAAAAACACTTCGACCAAGGCACCCATCAAAGTTGCCAAAATTGGCAGCAGTACGGGAAGAAAATCCCCAAGTTGGAAGCTTTCCTTTCCCAGAGTGAGAAGGAGTAG
- the pgl gene encoding 6-phosphogluconolactonase, with translation MTLHSFSDENDFWKATLKSSLKIIEEALKKHGQVRIGLAGGSTPKKLYEDLAQENLPWQKITWIVVDERYVPDEDPESNRHMLRQALFEPAHIPHENQVTFDITLSPEEATIGMSQKLKRLEEARMPLFDLLILGAGKDGHIASLFEGDPHLHTKELAYTVHAPAEYKTTQRLTLSLRILSHSTRGLLLLKGKEKRSVLKTLEGEPILPLTALKSLTAKVPTEVFFCP, from the coding sequence ATGACCCTACATTCTTTCAGCGACGAAAATGACTTTTGGAAGGCGACTTTGAAGAGCAGCTTGAAAATCATTGAAGAGGCATTGAAAAAGCACGGCCAAGTGCGCATCGGCTTAGCCGGAGGAAGCACGCCTAAAAAACTCTACGAAGACTTGGCTCAAGAAAATTTACCCTGGCAAAAAATCACATGGATTGTAGTGGATGAACGTTATGTGCCCGACGAAGATCCAGAGAGCAATCGGCACATGCTGCGCCAAGCTCTGTTTGAGCCTGCTCACATTCCGCATGAGAATCAAGTCACTTTTGATATCACTTTGAGTCCTGAAGAAGCCACAATAGGAATGAGTCAAAAACTTAAGCGTTTGGAAGAGGCTCGCATGCCCCTCTTCGATTTGCTCATTTTAGGTGCAGGCAAAGACGGTCACATCGCTTCACTATTTGAAGGTGATCCTCATTTGCACACCAAGGAACTGGCCTACACAGTGCACGCTCCAGCTGAATATAAAACCACTCAACGACTCACTCTTTCTTTAAGAATCCTCAGTCATTCCACTCGTGGGCTACTCTTGTTGAAAGGGAAGGAAAAAAGATCTGTACTGAAAACCCTTGAAGGGGAACCCATTCTTCCTCTCACAGCTTTGAAAAGTCTCACCGCAAAAGTACCTACGGAAGTGTTTTTTTGCCCTTAA
- the typA gene encoding translational GTPase TypA produces the protein MEIRNIAIIAHVDHGKTTLVDALLKAGGAFEAHETVEICVMDSNDQEKERGITIYAKNCAISYKGTKINIVDTPGHADFGSEVERVLRTVDAVVLVVDAYEGPMPQTKFVLRKSLELGLKVLVVINKIDKPTARPDQVLNEIFDLFVTLGANDAQLDFPYIYAIAREGVAIRQLTDERKDITPLLDFVLEHVKPAPADLEKAFRMQPATLAYDNFLGRMGVGRVYEGKIQTGKMVTIINRDGERRQARISKLFTYKGLQRVEVSEIVAGDIVAMAGIPDIDVGETIASEATAEALPSIGIDPPSLAIEFMVNDSPFAGKEGKFVTSRHIKERLEREMETNVGLKIEGVDNSDTIKVYGRGEMQIAVLIETMRREGYELQISQPEVVMHQEEGKLMEPIETAVINVPDEMAGKVIEMMGKRKGEMKNMRSENGNTLLEFEVPTRGLLGFRSVFMIVTSGEGTVYHSFERFAPHKGTIDKRSVGSMISGEPGTAMAYSIWKLQERGPFFIGPQTEVYEGMIIGEHNQGTDIVVNVTKNKKLTNVRASGTDEALTLTPVIPMTLERAIEYIKDDELVEITPKNIRLRKKYLSENERKRFGNKNA, from the coding sequence ATGGAAATTCGAAACATCGCCATCATCGCCCACGTAGACCATGGTAAAACCACCCTCGTGGATGCACTTTTGAAAGCCGGCGGTGCCTTTGAAGCCCATGAAACCGTAGAGATTTGCGTGATGGACAGCAACGACCAAGAAAAAGAACGGGGCATCACCATTTATGCTAAAAACTGTGCCATCTCTTACAAAGGGACCAAAATCAACATCGTGGACACCCCAGGCCACGCCGATTTCGGATCGGAAGTGGAACGAGTGCTCCGCACTGTGGACGCTGTAGTCCTGGTGGTGGACGCCTACGAAGGCCCCATGCCTCAGACCAAATTCGTGCTCCGCAAATCCCTTGAACTCGGACTCAAAGTGCTCGTGGTCATCAACAAAATCGATAAACCCACTGCTCGCCCTGATCAAGTGCTCAACGAAATCTTTGACCTTTTCGTGACTCTTGGTGCCAACGACGCTCAGCTCGACTTCCCTTACATTTACGCAATCGCTCGTGAAGGAGTGGCCATCCGCCAGCTCACCGATGAACGCAAGGACATCACCCCTTTGCTCGACTTCGTGCTCGAACACGTGAAGCCCGCACCCGCAGACCTCGAAAAAGCTTTTCGCATGCAACCTGCTACCTTGGCCTACGACAACTTCCTAGGTCGCATGGGGGTGGGACGCGTCTACGAAGGAAAAATTCAAACCGGAAAAATGGTGACTATCATCAACAGAGATGGGGAACGCCGCCAAGCGCGCATCAGCAAACTCTTCACTTATAAGGGCCTCCAACGTGTAGAAGTGTCAGAAATCGTAGCCGGAGACATTGTAGCGATGGCCGGAATCCCTGACATTGACGTGGGCGAAACCATCGCCAGCGAAGCCACTGCCGAAGCCCTTCCTTCCATCGGAATCGATCCTCCATCCCTCGCCATCGAGTTCATGGTGAACGATTCCCCTTTTGCCGGTAAAGAAGGGAAATTCGTGACCAGCCGCCACATCAAGGAACGCCTCGAACGCGAAATGGAGACGAATGTGGGACTCAAAATCGAAGGCGTGGACAACAGCGACACCATCAAGGTCTACGGACGTGGAGAAATGCAAATCGCCGTTTTGATCGAAACCATGCGTCGCGAAGGCTATGAGCTTCAAATATCTCAGCCCGAAGTCGTGATGCACCAAGAGGAAGGCAAACTCATGGAACCGATTGAAACCGCCGTGATCAACGTGCCCGATGAGATGGCCGGAAAAGTGATCGAAATGATGGGGAAACGAAAAGGAGAAATGAAGAACATGCGTTCTGAAAATGGAAACACGCTGCTTGAATTTGAAGTGCCCACTCGTGGGCTGCTCGGCTTTCGCTCCGTGTTCATGATTGTGACCAGTGGGGAAGGAACCGTATACCACTCTTTCGAACGTTTTGCACCTCACAAAGGAACCATCGACAAGCGCAGCGTGGGCTCCATGATTTCGGGTGAACCGGGAACCGCCATGGCTTATTCCATCTGGAAACTTCAAGAACGTGGACCTTTCTTTATTGGACCTCAAACTGAAGTTTACGAAGGCATGATCATTGGAGAACACAACCAAGGCACCGACATCGTGGTGAACGTGACCAAAAACAAGAAACTCACCAACGTGCGCGCTTCTGGTACCGACGAAGCCCTCACCCTGACCCCCGTCATCCCCATGACTTTGGAACGGGCCATCGAGTACATCAAGGACGACGAACTTGTAGAAATCACACCAAAAAACATCCGTCTTCGCAAAAAATACCTAAGCGAGAACGAGCGAAAACGTTTTGGGAACAAAAATGCATAG
- a CDS encoding ABC transporter ATP-binding protein, with translation MPYKTRQLIADLWTYIQPYKQRFFAGSFLRISSDVIWLYPPWALSQIINFATTYESGQSLQEFWMLWASVCILAVYHYLTHDGAKYLIYQLSERMRLDAIQKAVRHIFKLDPDWHEKENSGNKIQRIHKAGESLDQMMRLYVDLCIESTINVIGITIVLLTMGTWVGGIMLLFFLTYYLISRKMMHRASQRSLECNVEWEQYEGVLFESVNNIATIRSLGFWKPIMAWLQRRSVTLYATIRRRIFWYRTRSATLNLWREAFRQCLIWYVVFQVLQGHLEVGSIALVLLYFQKSPIPPVNFRKWPINSNWAALP, from the coding sequence ATGCCCTACAAGACACGCCAACTCATTGCCGATCTTTGGACCTACATTCAACCTTACAAGCAACGCTTTTTTGCGGGAAGTTTTTTAAGAATTTCCAGCGACGTGATTTGGCTTTACCCACCTTGGGCGCTCAGCCAGATCATCAATTTTGCGACCACTTATGAGTCCGGCCAATCCTTGCAAGAATTTTGGATGCTCTGGGCCAGCGTCTGTATTTTGGCCGTTTATCATTATTTGACGCACGACGGAGCCAAGTACCTCATTTATCAACTCTCAGAACGGATGCGTCTCGATGCCATTCAAAAAGCAGTGCGGCACATTTTTAAATTAGATCCCGATTGGCATGAAAAAGAAAACAGTGGAAACAAAATTCAGCGCATCCACAAAGCAGGTGAAAGTTTGGATCAAATGATGCGGCTTTACGTGGATCTTTGCATCGAATCCACCATCAACGTCATTGGAATCACCATCGTTCTTTTAACAATGGGAACTTGGGTGGGAGGCATCATGCTGCTGTTCTTTCTGACCTATTATTTAATTTCGCGCAAAATGATGCACAGAGCCTCACAGCGTTCCTTGGAATGTAATGTGGAATGGGAACAATACGAAGGCGTGCTCTTTGAATCAGTGAACAACATCGCCACCATTCGTTCGCTTGGATTTTGGAAACCCATCATGGCCTGGCTGCAAAGACGATCAGTGACCCTGTATGCCACCATTCGCCGCCGCATTTTTTGGTATCGCACGCGTTCCGCCACTCTCAATTTATGGAGAGAAGCGTTTAGACAATGCCTCATTTGGTACGTAGTTTTTCAGGTTCTTCAAGGCCATTTGGAAGTGGGCAGCATCGCCCTTGTGCTTTTGTATTTTCAAAAATCACCGATTCCGCCAGTGAACTTTCGGAAGTGGCCTATCAATTCGAATTGGGCCGCATTGCCCTGA
- the gndA gene encoding NADP-dependent phosphogluconate dehydrogenase, with protein MASHIGIMGLGTMGTALARNIASRGYKVSVWNRSHEKVTDFISKYGDQSFYGAEHIEDFVESLEKPRKIIMLVPAGAPTEEALQNVTRALEEGDCLMDGGNAHFKDTERFQAQLKEQGIIFLGCGVSGGEQGALYGPSLMPGGEREAYGHFEEILSKIAAEDFSGKACVAYMGKGGAGHYVKMVHNGIEYAEMQMLAEAYDLLTRIYKLPQEELIDIFQSWDRGPLDSFLTGITVEVLEKKEGEKPLLNLILDKAGQKGTGRWTSEESLALGAPTPALTEAVFARSLSALKELRLELAEKIVSTDLAPSLLLSDFVNDLEKALLLSRTLNFVQGLELLRLANQEYDYELNFPEIIRVWQGGCIIRCERLKDMHEALLQNESLLQSTWFQKTMQENLQNLRRIVSTAAARGIPLFVLGANLTYAEALRSAVLPARLIQGLRDRFGAHGFERVDQPGHFHAQW; from the coding sequence ATGGCTTCTCACATCGGAATCATGGGTCTAGGCACCATGGGCACTGCCTTGGCACGCAATATCGCCTCGCGCGGTTATAAAGTGAGCGTATGGAATCGCTCTCACGAAAAAGTCACCGATTTCATTTCAAAATACGGGGATCAATCTTTTTATGGAGCCGAACACATCGAAGATTTCGTGGAAAGTTTGGAAAAACCTCGAAAAATCATCATGCTGGTGCCTGCTGGTGCGCCCACCGAAGAAGCTCTTCAAAACGTGACTCGGGCCTTGGAAGAAGGCGACTGTTTGATGGATGGAGGCAATGCGCACTTCAAAGACACGGAGCGTTTCCAGGCCCAGTTGAAGGAGCAAGGCATTATTTTTTTGGGTTGTGGTGTGTCAGGCGGAGAGCAGGGAGCACTCTACGGTCCTAGCCTCATGCCCGGAGGGGAGCGAGAAGCCTATGGGCATTTTGAAGAAATCCTTTCTAAAATCGCCGCAGAAGATTTCAGTGGCAAAGCATGCGTGGCCTACATGGGCAAGGGAGGAGCCGGTCATTATGTTAAAATGGTGCACAACGGAATTGAATATGCCGAAATGCAAATGCTTGCGGAGGCCTATGATTTGCTGACACGCATTTACAAATTGCCTCAGGAAGAATTGATCGACATTTTTCAAAGCTGGGACCGTGGCCCCTTGGATTCTTTTTTAACCGGGATCACGGTTGAAGTTTTAGAGAAAAAAGAAGGAGAGAAACCTTTGCTGAATTTGATTTTAGACAAGGCGGGGCAAAAGGGAACGGGTCGCTGGACCAGCGAAGAAAGTTTGGCTTTAGGTGCGCCAACACCCGCCCTCACCGAGGCTGTTTTCGCCCGCAGTTTGTCCGCTTTAAAAGAGCTGCGACTCGAATTGGCTGAAAAAATTGTAAGCACCGACTTAGCGCCCTCCCTTTTGCTTTCAGATTTTGTAAACGACTTGGAAAAAGCTTTGCTTTTGAGTCGCACTTTGAATTTTGTTCAAGGCTTGGAACTGCTGCGACTTGCAAATCAAGAATACGACTATGAATTGAATTTTCCAGAAATCATTCGCGTGTGGCAAGGGGGATGCATCATTCGTTGTGAGCGGCTCAAAGACATGCACGAAGCCTTGCTCCAAAATGAATCTCTTTTGCAATCGACTTGGTTCCAAAAAACCATGCAAGAAAATTTACAAAATTTAAGGCGAATCGTCTCCACCGCTGCCGCTCGTGGCATTCCACTTTTCGTGCTCGGAGCCAATCTGACTTATGCAGAAGCTTTGCGCAGCGCGGTGCTTCCGGCTCGTCTCATTCAAGGGCTTCGAGATCGCTTCGGTGCGCACGGCTTTGAACGTGTCGATCAGCCCGGTCACTTTCACGCTCAATGGTAA
- a CDS encoding glucose-6-phosphate isomerase, whose protein sequence is MKLKLDALIELGFHGLPWSKLKEEEAKIPVFLENFFRREQSFHQLPKVKSALLSSLKLAKKLEVRFKDIVVLGIGGSALGVTCLRDALLGSFWNFGAGPRLFVLDNLDTVGAVESLLNLDKTLFVVITKSGTTPETMAQYFYFKEKVSKDNFVFITDPEEGELRKMGRALGIPMLDIPKSVGGRFSVLSPVGLFPAALLGLDVEALLKGAEDMERNFEAHEMELNLPFQMAAVQYLLEWERGIPMTVMMPYSTRLHSLADWYRQLLAESIGKEGRGLTPVTALGVTDQHSQLQLYNEGPTDKLFCFLEVLHQDSPLIPEVDNTRMRYLSGLRFAELMATELKGTRQAVSEYKKPNLTIEIPEVNAYELGQLFMFFECSIAFLGEYYKINAFDQPGVELSKKLTRQLLT, encoded by the coding sequence ATGAAACTGAAACTCGACGCCCTCATTGAACTTGGTTTTCATGGCCTTCCTTGGTCCAAATTGAAAGAAGAGGAGGCCAAAATCCCTGTTTTTTTAGAGAATTTTTTCAGACGAGAACAAAGTTTTCATCAATTGCCCAAAGTTAAAAGCGCTTTGCTTTCGAGCTTAAAACTGGCAAAGAAACTGGAGGTCCGTTTTAAAGACATTGTGGTGCTTGGCATTGGCGGAAGCGCCCTTGGAGTGACTTGTTTGCGCGATGCGCTTTTGGGTTCTTTTTGGAATTTTGGAGCGGGACCTCGTCTTTTTGTGCTCGACAATTTAGACACCGTGGGGGCGGTGGAAAGCCTTTTAAACTTAGATAAAACTTTGTTTGTGGTCATTACAAAAAGTGGCACGACTCCTGAAACCATGGCTCAGTATTTTTATTTTAAAGAAAAAGTTTCGAAGGACAATTTTGTGTTCATCACTGATCCTGAAGAAGGTGAGCTGCGCAAAATGGGACGAGCGCTGGGGATTCCCATGCTCGATATTCCCAAAAGTGTGGGGGGGCGCTTTTCTGTGCTGAGCCCGGTGGGCCTCTTCCCTGCTGCTCTTTTAGGTCTGGATGTGGAAGCACTTTTGAAAGGAGCGGAAGACATGGAGCGAAACTTTGAGGCTCACGAAATGGAATTGAACCTGCCCTTTCAAATGGCTGCGGTGCAATATTTGCTGGAATGGGAACGAGGCATCCCCATGACCGTGATGATGCCTTATTCTACGCGGCTGCACAGTTTGGCCGATTGGTACCGGCAGTTGTTGGCCGAAAGCATTGGTAAAGAGGGGCGCGGACTCACACCGGTGACGGCGCTGGGTGTGACGGATCAACACTCTCAACTGCAACTTTATAATGAAGGTCCGACGGATAAACTGTTTTGCTTCCTCGAAGTTTTGCATCAAGACTCTCCTCTTATTCCAGAAGTCGACAATACTAGAATGCGTTATTTGTCGGGACTGCGTTTTGCAGAACTCATGGCGACAGAATTGAAGGGCACACGCCAGGCGGTTTCAGAGTATAAAAAGCCCAACCTCACGATTGAAATTCCGGAAGTGAATGCTTATGAACTTGGCCAGCTCTTCATGTTTTTTGAATGTAGCATTGCCTTTTTGGGCGAGTATTATAAGATAAACGCGTTCGACCAACCGGGAGTGGAGCTCAGCAAAAAGCTCACTCGGCAACTCCTCACTTAG